A region of Diospyros lotus cultivar Yz01 chromosome 3, ASM1463336v1, whole genome shotgun sequence DNA encodes the following proteins:
- the LOC127797916 gene encoding ultraviolet-B receptor UVR8: MDASASGTPAIQYHNIPEQSIAALVAAAVPTFQRQQRHCFGDASPGDFPLSANPSVVLHVFTGCNVDPHDLARLEATCSFFRKPAHFAPDHELSLSELAALDMCQKRAIFKPMTEDERQDLKQRCGGSWKLVLRFLLAGEACTRREKSQAIAGPGHSIAVTSKGVVYSFGSNSSGQLGHGTTDEEWRPRQIRSLQGIRIIQAAAGAGRTMLISDSGQVYAFGKDSFGEGEYGIQGSKQVTTPQLVDSLKNIFVVQAAIGNFFTAVLSREGRVYTFSWGKETKLGHQTDTTDLEPHPLLGALENIPVVQIAAGYCYLLALACQSSGMSVYSVGCGLGGKLGHGTRTDEKSPRLIERFQTLNIQPVVVAAGAWHAAVVGKDGRVCTWGWGRYGCLGHGNEDCESVPKVVDSLNNIKAVHVATGDYTTFVVSEDGDVYSFGCGESSSLGHNNGDVDGQANRHSNVLSPQIVTSLKQVKERVVQISLTNSIYWNAHTFALTETGKLYAFGAGDKGQLGVELAANQTERGTPERVDVELG, from the exons ATGGATGCCTCAGCAAGTGGAACCCCAGCTATCCAATATCACAATATTCCTGAACAATCAATTGCTGCTCTTGTCGCCGCTGCTGTACCAACATTTCAACGACAACAACGGCATTGTTTTGGGGATGCAAGCCCTGGAGATTTTCCGTTGTCTGCCAATCCCTCGGTTGTTCTTCACGTTTTTACGGGATGTAATGTGGATCCCCATGATCTTGCAAGACTAGAG GCAACCTGTTCCTTCTTCAGGAAGCCTGCACACTTTGCCCCCGATCATGAGCTGTCCTTATCAGAGCTTGCTGCCCTGGACATGTGCCAGAAAAGAGCAATATTCAAGCCAATGACTGAAGATGAACGCCAGGATTTGAAGCAAAGATGTGGGGGCTCCTGGAAATTGGTCCTGAGATTCTTACTGGCTGGAGAAGCGTGTACGAGGAGAGAAAAATCACAAGCAATAGCAGGACCAGGTCACAGCATCGCCGTGACTTCAAAAGGAGTTGTTTACTCGTTTGGATCCAACAGCTCAGGACAGCTTGGACATGGCACTACTGATGAAGAGTGGCGCCCTCGTCAAATCAG ATCTCTTCAAGGCATCCGTATTATTCAAGCAGCTGCTGGGGCTGGCCGGACAATGCTGATTAGTGATTCTGGGCAGGTCTACGCCTTTGGCAAAGACTCATTTGGCGAAGGCGAGTATGGGATTCAGGGAAGTAAGCAAGTTACCACTCCACAACTGGTGGACTCTTTGAAAAACATATTTGTGGTGCAAGCTGCAATTGGGAATTTCTTCACTGCTGTATTGTCAAGAGAAGGAAGAGTTTATACATTCTCTTGGGGTAAAGAAACCAAACTTGGTCACCAAACAGACACAACTGATCTGGAACCCCATCCTTTACTGGGGGCACTGGAGAATATACCAGTGGTTCAAATTGCAGCTGGCTACTGTTACCTTCTTGCTTTGGCTTGTCAATCTAGTGGCAT GTCGGTGTACTCTGTTGGATGTGGCTTGGGAGGGAAGCTTGGTCATGGCACCAGAACCGATGAGAAGTCCCCAAGATTGATTGAAAGGTTTCAGACGTTGAATATTCAGCCTGTTGTGGTTGCTGCTGGTGCTTGGCATGCTGCTGTTGTGGGGAAGGATGGAAGGGTTTGCACATGGGGTTGGGGGCGTTATGGGTGCTTGGGTCATGGGAATGAAGACTGTGAATCAGTTCCGAAGGTGGTGGATTCGTTGAATAACATCAAGGCTGTTCATGTTGCTACAGGGGATTATACAACGTTTGTAGTTTCGGAAGATGGTGATGTATACTCTTTCGGATGTGGAGAATCATCCAGCCTGGGGCATAACAATGGTGATGTTGATGGACAG GCGAATAGGCACTCAAACGTTCTGAGCCCGCAGATAGTAACATCCCTGAAGCAGGTGAAGGAGAGGGTGGTACAGATTAGCCTCACCAATTCCATATACTGGAACGCCCACACCTTTGCACTCACGGAAACTGGCAAGCTATACGCATTTGGCGCTGGCGACAAAGGTCAGCTGGGCGTGGAGCTGGCAGCGAACCAGACCGAAAGGGGAACTCCAGAGCGTGTCGACGTCGAGCTTGGTTAG